AAACCTCTTAAACTAAGTAAATTGTGAATATGCTATGACTATTTCATTGAGAATGTATCTTTATCTTCATTAACATAATATTACCAATGCGTATTGAGATCGTGTCAAACAACTCTGTTGTTCTTTAGAACTCTGATTTAGTTCAAAACATGCAGGTAGACTATAGGTGGACAAGATACCGTCTTCATTGTCGCTATCTACACGATTCAGATTTTCCGTTTCCGAATAAGTAGATGCATCCATTTCTAATTCCTTTATAATGGCCGCCATAATTTGCTGCAACAACATTAGAAAGCATTAACATGTATACTAATAAGCAATTTATACATAGTTTTTTCCTAGTTGGCGATAGAATTTCTCCATGTTATTGAATACATCGTGAATGGAATAGCTATTTCCTCTCTTTAGCCAATTAACAAAATATGATAATAGTAATGCACTTAAAGGATACCTTTCGTAACTCATAAACataggttttcgtttttctcaaGTAACCACCAAATAAAAGTCAAAAGGACCAACTGCACTAACATCCATGCGTAGTGGCTACTGCAGAATGTGTAAAATCTGTGCACATTGACCTCTGATTTTAGATGTGTTTGTACACTttatacaaaaacaagtcatTCTTGACCATAATATTGCAGAAAAGGCAATAGTAGCCCAATCTTAATTAGTCGCTTTCTGAACATTCAACGTTGCTGTGCACTTCAATACTCTGATTTGCGCAGCatagaattataaaattactcAGGAAATCATACTACGAACAAAATGCGGCAGAGCTTTGCAATGGAAACCTTTGCAGTAGATATACTCTGCGACGGAATGACGCCAACTGCTAATTGGAGTCAGATATAAAATACAAGGCAGCTAAATTCGAACACAATTCAGACTTGTTTAACGATATGATTTTACTAAGATCCAAGTGGAAGGAAAAACTGTGGTTGCAGAAGTCAGATAACAGCAATAGGCTGCAAATAACTTGCGGAGTATGATATGACAAGATCAGATATCTGTATCAGTTTGACTGATTACTCATCCCtacaatttttatagtttAAATTATTCGAGATGCGTGAACTCAGTTCTTCTGCAACTTCCAAACCGTCAACAATGTAGTAAACTGTAAATTAACACTTTACCGTATACCTATAATCATAGTATATTGAATACGTAATAGGGTCTGGAGAATTAACGAGCCTGATCAGACGCTAATTAATGTTCTAGTCTTACttgttttcaagtttcaatgtAACGTTGGTTGGTGCTTTATGCTGCAAGATTTGCTGAAGAAGCCGAGTTCTACGAGTTGATTGTCTGGCATCGGTATTTTTTCCCACACTTACATTTTCTTATCCAGGAaagtatggctggctaggtgACGTCTGCTGCTTACACCTTGCCAATTGGATTCATGAAAACAACTGCTGAGATCGTCGATGAATGATCGATGAGATGAGCTGTATCTTTACCACTGAAGAACAGTTCTTTTCCTATGACAGTTATATAAATAAACCGCACACCACAGTTGTACTCAGCATTTCTGTGGCCTTTGAATGatggaaaacaaaataatctcTTCGTCACCGTCACAAGGTTGTTCGGTTATAGCTTGAGACCTAACTAACGAAGGATTATTAGCAGTTTTCTTGGTGTAGGCCGATTGCAATTGGTCGAATGCTCGTTTCCGAGTACTCTGATGCCGTTTGGAACGCTCGAATACCGAGTCGAACGAACCTTATAAATACGTGGCAGAACAGCGTGACGGAATTTATTCACAACCCGCCTGACTACATTTCCAGCTGCCGGCAATTCCCTACTGGTATATAATTCTACACTTATAAAGTGGAGATACGTTTGTCCCGTAGTTTTTTCGTATAACGTCTATTTGAGAAATCCACTAGAATGCGCAGCATCGGTTAGGACCCTATAATCTATTCCACGAAGGGATGGCCGTGGCTTGCGCACAAAAGCGGACAAAACGTGCGCCACTATACTGATAATTTTGGTAACCCCAATATACTTCGAagtaaattgattttgaaagtGTAAACATATTAATGAGGCGAGaaatggaaaacaaaaagTGTATCATGTGATCGAAACGCTGTCCCGGATTTCGCGCCACATGTTGCTACGACAAAAAGAATCTAAGACACAAAATCGAACTGTATATTGAGATCTTCATAATCAAACTGCGCATAAGCAGTTAAATTTAATTGCATTCAACTTTTGCAATTAACGATCttattggaaattaaaaaaaacaaacctaATAATTTCTAAATACTCTCGTCGTTGAGCACATACAAAAGATGCAGTTTTTATCCAAGAAACTTCCCCGTTTGCacttttgaacaaaaagaaCAACCACAGAACTTGGCAAGTTCATAATAATCATGACAGTCCAATTAATGCAGTATGCATTTATTCACTGTACCTAATTTGTAGATTACGCAGCAAGCTTGGTGGGatatttatgaatttctaTGATCTTATTCTCGACAGGTAGTGCGGCTTCATCTACCTACATTGATTTGCGAATTTATCTCTTTTTCAGAAATAATGTAATTTGAATCGTTCGAAAAACACGGAACATCACGATTCGTGTCTACGAGACTACAAAAGCGCGTAGCTTCCCGTCCGCTCGCCAAGCGTAAGTGACGTACGTCACCGATATCGAATCACATAGTTGGGAGACTTGCCGATTTCGACTGCAGGTGGCGCTTCGGTAGACTTTTCAGAACACACCACGTGCCGCGGTAATCCAGGCACCCGCTTCAACGCTCGTTTGTTTCTCAAATGTCTGCACTTGGCATATTTCTTATTACGAGATTCAGGTATGTAGCCACAAGGTAGATGAAGATTCTACGTCGTTTGATGCAGCTATGGGTCAGTCGTTCAAAGTATTATTGTATAAACTATACAGTCACtgaattgtgtaaaaattgattcTGCTGCGTTACTTACCTCGTTCAACTCGCCTATCGATATGATTGAGAGCAATTACAGAGGGCTGGGGCTGTTTGGGCATGGATATTCTCATACTTTTattctaaaaacaaaatttattacaaataaatttaatttgattGGATTTAGTAAATAGGTACTGGAAATCAATGGTCTTTACATACgtgtaacaataaataaagCGTTCTTTCGtggcaaaaaataaatagtctATATCTCTAAAATAAATAGTATAAATATTCTTAAATAATTCAGATATATCCGTATATAACATACATTTTTGTGTTTCTCTGCGCATGCTTATGTGTATGCCGTCGTGTCTGGATGTGCGTGTATACGTGTCCATTTTGTGTCAACATATGCGAAGCTACAgtaatatatatgttatacatCTTTATTATATATGGAAGGAAataaatgttgtaaaattggTACTCTATTCTTATCGGCACAAGTAATGCTCGTAATATGTGGTAGACAAggtttaataattattatgtatctcgtatattataatgtattttatatttctccTGATGTGTCTTCTTGTGTTTCATATCATATATGTTCTATATATCACTAACATCGATGCACAAAGAGTGTCTCAtaagcattttcaaatttctcaatGATTCTCTTTCTATGATAAATAGTACGACTGCATAATCTGTTCTTACGTTTCCTTACAATACACTTGGATCGGAAAATTCGTTTAGAAAAATCTCAATGCATAATACTGTTTGTTTGCCCCATCattaatattttgtaatttaagaaaataaataaataaataaacaaatgaataaataaataattacatacataaatatggCACTTACCACACAGTAAGTATGACATTTATAATCTTTCACATACTTCAGGGACGATTAATTGTATATAACTTATtatctttatattattttgtactgAAAGAGTAACTGGCAAACATGTAActctatatttttctatataGATTAATGGAATATTATAAATGATACTACGTTAATGGCAACATCTAAACTGTACCGAGTGAGAGCTACATAAAAAGCGAAGCTGTCATTCAGTTATCTTTCGTCGAGATTGTGGAATAAATGATTACAACAGGCTTAATTCACTGCCCATCTGTAATAGAAAAATCCAGCATAAGTTTCATTCCATGTTTATTCCATCACACACATAGAGCTTATAGAAACTCAACGTCCACACGTGCTGAGAGGAAATGATGTAACTTTTACCTAGCCGATTGAGCATCCAACTGCGCGTGCGCAAAATTTGTCGTCTTTTTATGCAGGATGGCCACCTCAAGTTGTATTAAGATGCGAAATTCTTTAGGCTAGACAGATATTAAAGAGTTGATGTAAGCTTATAAGTTACCCTTTAAGGAAGGTGAGTTTGAAGTCTCCTACTCCGTTTCGAGTAAGTTGCCTCTCCTGCTTTGCAGACTAGAATATTGCCGCAATATGATCTCGTTGACTAATagagtataataattattttgcgcACGCACAGTCGACCAATCAGTCTGTTAAAATTCACCGtttcctctctttctatcATCTAGCACTTACTCTTCGCGTTTGGTCGGATTCTGCTTCCTGCAAAGCTTCCCAAGCCTGTTGCCTTTCCGTGCCTCTGTCGGAGGCAAGATGCTGCCGGTGTTGCTGACCTGAGCGATCTTCGGGTGCATGATCAGTTTCAGGAATGCGATAGGAGTAGAGAAAATCATCTGCCTTTGAGGACATGAAGCCGGCCGGATCGGAATCTTCGTTCGAGTTCAGTTGGACTGCGTCGGTGATCGCGCGTTTTCCAATCGACTGCATGATTCGTCTATTTGCGTCGACCTGTTTCTGGTTCTGGCGCATCTTCCTGCGCGTCAATTCGAGGATTACACGCTCTCTCAGAACGTCCAGAGGATTCACTATCGACAGGGAACCCAGCCTCTTGATGCGCGCTGCTCCGACACTTCGTCCTGAATCCGATTCACCCAAATCCGCCTCCTGAAACATTTGTCAGTGCTCTCTCAGCTTATGCTCGCTATTGCCCCTCGACTTACGTTAGATGCACCAATTGGGGCTACCTTCACGAAATTCTACATTTACCTCACTGACTTTTAACGTCTTTAATTATACTCGATTCATAACTTAAGCCTGACTTTGACTACGTTTTTGATACTTGCTACAGTGtgttacttgaaatttggtgttCACAAAGATCAGAACACCTGTACCATTTGTGACCGTAACCTCAGACTACACGTAATGAATATGACCACAAGTCCATTAAACGATGGCCACAACGGGTACGAAGGAGGCCAAAACCAGTACGTATACGCTACTCGATTACTAATTAGTAGGAAAGAGATTGATCGTTTATTCCCGATTACTTTCTTTAGTAACTCGAGTAAATGTTCaggtataatttttgttctccTTGTTGTCCACAAGAATGTGATATGCATGTAGCATTCAATATCACTTGTGTGCAGAATCGAGTTTGCAACATCAACAAGTGCAAATCTTCATTTCCGCGATTAGCAGAGGATCAAGAGATCAGATCCTCAGGACGTAGACGTCGGATGTAATGGCAGTCAAACCAGATTTTGTGACCGCAATACTAGCTACAAAGACATTACCAGCTACGCTGTATCTCTCTGCTAGGATAACCTGTCTTATCAATCCTTGGGATTGGTGATCGAGAAGAAGGAGGCAATCTATGCACTTAATACTGTTTGCTTTGCTTCAATGCGGATTATCTCTTCAGTTTAGTTATTCTTTATACGATATAATATCATCGGCGTATCAATGATCCCGTCGAGCAAATGCATGGTACCATATCCGTTACGCCGTATACATGAGTAAATTGAACGTAAAAATCGATTCTTCGAAATTGATTGTATTAGGTTCGCTCGGTTTCCCGTTACCACATAAAGACAACGCAATATTGAGTGACACTACCGAGTCGGCTGTCGTTACTTCGGCTTACCTCAAGTGCGTGAATTTGGTTAAAGAGGAGCAACTCTGGACGATCGGCCAGCTCGTCTCTTCTTCGATACGTCGATGTTGGGGCGGATTGCACGATGCCGATCACAGAGGCTGCCGCAAGAAAGTTGACTAGAAACATTTTCTGTGTTGGATAATCGCAAACGCCGGAACGGTTAGTCTGCAATAATGAAAGAATTGGTTAGCTCAAACTTGTTTCACTTGCATACTGTTGCAGTACCTACTCAGCGTGTACAGCATAGCGAGATTTTTCTTTAGTCACTTAAATATGGACGATgcttttttgacattttgcaGACATTATTTGCTTATACGCATACAATTACGATAGCGAGAACTTTCGCAGCAATAAATAtccgtcaatttttcttccatcaaTTCCCCATTACCATTCGATTGCTGGGCCTAAGTGACAACTAATAGCCGCTACAGGAGCAAAACACCAATaccttcctctctctctctctctctctctcgctctcgtgCGCTCTCTCTATAGTCCACTCTCTCTTTCCGTGTATTCCTTCTCTCTAGTTGCCATGCAGCGTTTACTTCCCACTCACGATTACGCGTCAATAATCGCGAGTCTCGTACTACACGAATTGCATATGAAGGTTTGTAACTGTACAATTTAGACAATTAGTCAGACTCCCCCTGCGGTCCACAAGAGCTTAGTTCTCtttaaatgtttgaaaaaaaaaaaaaaaaaaaacaatgaagaCTTCAATTTGAAGAGACGAAACCGCGACCATGAGTTGAAAAACTTGTACTATCAACAATTACATGCAATACAGGGCAATTGTCAAAGAGTTGGGCAAATTTCATACCGTGGCAAGTCGGTAAAgtcatgaaataaatataaaaagagTCCTAACTTTTGGGGAACGTTACTGTGACATACTAATATCACAAAAATCGAACGTCGATTACGGACATTTCATGTTATGAGGTTCTCTTGAGCGTAGAAACTCCTTAATCTCGCACGAGGTACTCTGGCGAAATACTAAAAGtaaatcgaaatgaaaattgggGACAACGTTATTGGCACGTTGCTCATGTCCTGCAGTAGAGGTATAACAGTGTATAAAGAGTGCGGGaacatttttcggaaaattttattagcatCGGGACTTGTAGTTTCGGGTCGATGTTCATTCTCGACAAGCTCAACTGCAGACACGGACGGGAATCAAAGGCTTATAAATGAGAAAGGGCAAACAAGCAACAACTGCTTCAACATGAAATTCGAGCAAAGGCCAGCCGTAGTGTAGGAGGCAGTTCTTTGTGCTTCTGCAGGAATGAGGCGCAGGTTGAAGACGGCCGGAGAGTGGCGTTTCTGAAATGACGTTATTCAAATATCGCAGGTGGTTGAGATTTCGAAACTCTCGCGATGCTCAGGAAATACCTCACCCTGCAAACCCA
The sequence above is drawn from the Neodiprion pinetum isolate iyNeoPine1 chromosome 2, iyNeoPine1.2, whole genome shotgun sequence genome and encodes:
- the Dh44 gene encoding diuretic hormone 44 — translated: MFLVNFLAAASVIGIVQSAPTSTYRRRDELADRPELLLFNQIHALEEADLGESDSGRSVGAARIKRLGSLSIVNPLDVLRERVILELTRRKMRQNQKQVDANRRIMQSIGKRAITDAVQLNSNEDSDPAGFMSSKADDFLYSYRIPETDHAPEDRSGQQHRQHLASDRGTERQQAWEALQEAESDQTRRMGSELSLL